From a single Ensifer adhaerens genomic region:
- a CDS encoding Predicted PurR-regulated permease PerM, which translates to MDDVGREEGVVPRGHSTTSRLQKYVGFLLLLTVIYSLYFAREFLTPIVLAFLLSLTLSPVVRFLARRSIPPALSATLLILVTSASIALLVYVTSGPISTLIADAPAIGQKLQERLHTVQVTVERAIKATSQIDGATAAVSDPDVQKVVVAQPGILSRAAGNAVSIGTTLAITFMLSLFLLASGTLFYEKIIQSVPRLSDKKKVLKVAYSVEREISRYLFTITVINACLGLIIGLGLWAIGIPNAVVWGISAAVLNFLPYIGAFLTIVFVAIISLVTFDNVAFALIAPMFILTCNILEGQLVTPLMLGRRLELNTVAVFISISFWSWIWGFIGALLAVPILVVIKVICDHFEPLQALGNFLSAQQLMSKQED; encoded by the coding sequence ATGGATGACGTCGGCCGTGAAGAGGGAGTGGTCCCCAGGGGTCACAGCACGACCAGCCGCCTTCAGAAATATGTCGGATTCCTCCTGCTTCTGACGGTCATCTATAGCCTCTATTTTGCGCGTGAGTTTCTCACGCCCATCGTGCTTGCCTTCCTGCTTTCGCTCACGCTGAGCCCGGTCGTTCGATTTCTCGCACGACGTTCCATACCACCCGCGCTGTCTGCCACGCTCCTGATTTTGGTGACATCTGCATCAATTGCATTGCTGGTATATGTGACCAGCGGACCGATCTCCACGCTGATCGCTGACGCACCCGCCATCGGCCAGAAACTCCAGGAAAGGCTACATACCGTTCAGGTCACCGTGGAGCGGGCCATCAAGGCGACGTCACAGATAGATGGTGCGACCGCTGCGGTATCTGATCCCGACGTTCAAAAAGTGGTCGTGGCACAGCCGGGTATTCTATCCAGAGCAGCGGGCAACGCTGTGTCGATCGGGACTACGCTCGCCATAACGTTTATGCTTTCGCTGTTTCTGCTGGCATCCGGCACGTTGTTTTACGAGAAGATCATTCAGAGCGTCCCACGGCTCAGCGACAAGAAAAAGGTTTTGAAGGTCGCCTACAGCGTGGAGCGGGAAATATCGAGATATCTCTTCACCATCACGGTGATCAATGCATGCCTCGGTCTCATCATAGGCCTTGGACTTTGGGCAATCGGCATTCCCAATGCAGTGGTCTGGGGAATTTCGGCGGCCGTCTTGAACTTCCTTCCATATATCGGCGCGTTTTTGACAATCGTATTTGTCGCGATCATCTCCTTGGTGACGTTCGACAACGTTGCCTTTGCGCTGATAGCGCCAATGTTCATCTTGACCTGCAACATCCTGGAAGGGCAGCTTGTGACGCCCTTGATGTTGGGTAGACGCCTGGAGTTGAACACCGTCGCCGTGTTCATATCGATATCGTTTTGGTCTTGGATCTGGGGGTTCATCGGCGCGCTGCTGGCTGTGCCAATCCTCGTCGTGATCAAGGTGATCTGCGATCATTTTGAACCATTGCAGGCACTGGGAAATTTTCTGTCCGCGCAGCAACTGATGTCAAAACAAGAAGATTGA